From Nitrospirota bacterium:
AGCCCTTTTTCATGGGCATAGGGGATAATCTGTTCGAGGTCGGCGCAAATTCCATAATAATTCGGGCTGGTCAGAAAAATCGCCCGTGCGCCGCGGGGGACATATTCATCGATAGCGGCTTTCGTCTCTTCAAAGGTGACATTGAGTGAAATTTTGAGCTGTTCGTCGACGCTGGGGGAATAAAATAACGGCTGGGCTCCGCTTAAGATCAGCCCTGCCAGGACCGACTTGTGGGCATTACGGGCAATGATGACTTTATCGCCGGGATTACAAACCGTAATCATCATGGCATGGTTGCCGCCGGTCGTCCCATTGACGAGAAAATAAGACCGTTCAGCGCCGTAGGCCTTTGCCGCAAGCGCCTGAGCTTCTTTAATGACCCCTTTCGGTTTTTGAAGGGAGTCAACCTCGTCCAGGGTCGTTAAATCAATGGAAAAAATACGAGGCCCGACATATTTACGAAATCGGGTTGAAATTCCTTTACCGCTTTTGTGTCCGGGGGTGTGAAACGAGACTTTCCTTAATTCCGCCAGGTTGACCATGGCGTCAAACAAAGGGGTTTTGAATTGTTCTTCATCCATTTTATTTAATGGTAGGAGAAAAGAGGGGTATTGTCTTCAATAATTCGCTCAGTGTTTTCAATCCTCTGGCGAATATGTTTCGGAAGAAGATACTGCCCCTGATGAATTTCGCTGTGATAGTATTGGAGATTGCCCTTGATTCTCTGGCGAATTTTTTCATCAACGGTTTGCGGGGAGAAAGACTGCGGATCAAATTCTTTGGAGGCCATGGCAAATCCCCATGGGAGTCCAAACGAGGGAATATAGGCTTGATAGGGAGAAACAACGGGAAAAACCGTCTTTAAGGTCTGGTAAACCGCGCTGAAATTGAGCAGAGCATTGACCGAAGTCGTTCCCGCCTGAAGGGAGATCGTGCCGCTTTTTGAAAGCCGGTTTAAAACAATTGAATAAAACTCTCTGGTATAAAGAAGATAGGCTGGACCTTCTTCAACCGGTTCCGAGATGTCGATGATAATGACATCGTAGACATCCTTTGTTTCTTCGAGGTATTTTCGCGCGTCAAGATAGCGGAGTTCCACCCGGGGGTCGTCAAAAGAGCCCTTGTGCCAGGCCGGAAGATGTTCTTTACAGCTTTCCACGACCTCCTGGTCGATATCCACCATCAGGACATATTCAACCGATTTATGGCGAAGGATTTCCCGTAAGGTTGCCCCTTCCCCCCCTCCGACGACAAAGACTCGTTTAGGAGCGGGGTGGGTCAGCATGGCCGGGTGAACCAGAGCTTCATGGTAGATAAATTCATCCACCTCGCTGGACTGCATTTTTCCGTCTAAAACGAGGCAATCTCCATAGCTTTTGGTCCTCATGATTTCCATTTTCTGGAACTTTGTCTGCCTGGAGTATAAAATGGTCTCGATCCCGTGGATATGACCTTCCTCGGGACTTAAAAAATCATGGAACCATTTGTAGTTCTTCGGCTCGGACATAAGGACCTGCTTCTTTCAATGGTTTGTGAGGAAGTTTGACATTTCCTCTGGCCAGCAACCCTCGTTTCATTTCAACGATAGACGGGGTTTTGCATTGGAATTTTTCAATTAGAAAATCGGCTGCGACTTGTGGCTGAAGCAAATCGCCACAGGTGAAAATATCAACAGCCGCATATTTATATTCGGGCCAGGTATGGATGGTCAGGTGGGATTCCGCGATAACCACTGCGCCACTTATACCAAAGGGGCTAAATTTGTGAAAATAAACTTTAAGGATGGTTGCTCTGGCCTCTTTTGCTGCAGAGACCATAAACTCTTCGACTTTCTTAAGATCATTTAATAGTTTAGAATTACAATCTTGTAATTCTACAAGGACATGGGTCCCCAAGGCGTGCAATCGATTTGCCCCCTTTCAAATGAATGGATTTTTCGATCCATTGTTTGTGGTTATTTTTAAAAATCTCACCTCCCACAAAGCTTGCTCGCGAGCGGTTCCGCAGCGAAGCTAAGTTTTTTATCTTCTCGAACTAAAAAACTAAATTTCGTTGTAAATATATCTCAATATTTCTAATTGTCAAGAAAAAATCTTTTTCTGACAAAAATATTTTTTAAACGGAGAAGCCCCTTTAAAAAAGTAAAAGTATCATGAGGGTGAAAAAGGGTTGAAGTCAACAGAAAAAAATAAAAAAACTGATATAATTAAGTGAAGCAACTGGCTATGCCAGTGCGTAACGCGGGGTTCGGGGGGCATTGAGAGTGAATTTCTCGAAGGCCCCTGAATATGAATAAGTGAAGCAACTGGCTATGCCAGTGCGTAACGCGGGGTTCGGGGGGCATTGAGAGTGAATTTCTCGAAGGCCCCTGAATATGAATAGGTGAAGCAACTGGCTATGCCAGTAGAAGGGGGCGACGTGAGCCCCTATGATCGATGAAGCGTGTTCCAAAAAAGGAGTGGAGAGATTATGGCGGTTTTAAAACAAGATACCCCCTCTGCCAGAAATGTTTGGGTCTTAATTTCGACGCTGGTATTAGCGGTTCTCGGGGCTTTTACTTTTATTAAATTGATTGTTCTGCTCGATTTGAAAGAATACCTGGGTTTGGTGGTTCCCCTTCTCCCTATTTTCTATACGATCATTTACCCCATGCTGGATCGTCCCTTTTCGAATGAACACCCAAAAAAGAGCAGGGAAACTGTCACGGCTCCCGTTGAGATTTCCTCCCCGTCCTATTTTATGAACCTTTCCCCATGGCGGATTGCCGGAGCCATTGTTATTTCGTTGGGGATTAAGTTTTTGATGGAAATTTCCCAGTATGCAATGATATTATTCCTTTCAGATGGATCGTTGACCAATCTATGGATGAGGATGGATCCTTCTCTCATGGTAAGATTATTTAAAGGCGATCTTGTTGATTCTCATCGATCCATGCTTTTTCTTGAAATGATTATAATGAGCTGTGCCGGAGGAATTTGGCTGGGGCACACTTCAAAAACACGTCCTATTATGGAAGGAATTGTGGCAGGAACCCTCGTTTCAGCGATCATTGCTTTTACAAACCTGACGCCTCTTTATGGCCAGATCAATCAAATGACGTCTCAATGGGCTGGCTTAACCGGATCGAAGATCCATTTTGAGCTTTTTTCGGGAGTTTTGGTTTTTACGTTCCTTTTTAGCTGTTGGGTTTTAATGGGCTTAAAATTAAAAATGAACCCGGTGAACCGCAAAAAGAGGGTTAAGCGGAAATAAATCCTCCATGTCGTTAAAGAATGAAAAAAAATAAATCCTTAAACCAAAAAAAAGAAAAAGAGACGAAAAGCCAGTCAAAAAAGAACCGGCGATTATATAACCGGGTCGCCATGGGCGTAATGATGGTGTTGGTTTTGCTTGTCATCGTTTACTCCGTCAAAAGCATCCGGCCGGTTGACCTGTCCGACCCCGGAAATCGTCCCTTCAAAGGGAACCCTAATTCAAAAGTTATTGTTTCTGAATTTAGTGATTTTCAGTGTCCGGCCTGCCGCGGGGCTGAATCCAACCTTAAACAGCTTTTAGCCGATTATCCGGAAAAAATAAAATTTGTTTTTTATAATTACCCGTTAACCCAGAACCATCAATGGGCCATGGTTGCCGCGGAAGCGGCGCAATGCGCGAACGACCAGGGAAAATTCTGGCCTTACCACGATCTGCTTTATGACCGACAGGAGATTTGGGCTAAAGACTCGGCCGCGGAGAAGACGTTTAAAATCTACGCGGGGGAGTTAGGGTTAAATGCTGAAATTTTTAACGCGTGCCTCGACCAGGAGAAGAAAAAGTCTGTCATCAGTG
This genomic window contains:
- the speE gene encoding polyamine aminopropyltransferase, whose translation is MSEPKNYKWFHDFLSPEEGHIHGIETILYSRQTKFQKMEIMRTKSYGDCLVLDGKMQSSEVDEFIYHEALVHPAMLTHPAPKRVFVVGGGEGATLREILRHKSVEYVLMVDIDQEVVESCKEHLPAWHKGSFDDPRVELRYLDARKYLEETKDVYDVIIIDISEPVEEGPAYLLYTREFYSIVLNRLSKSGTISLQAGTTSVNALLNFSAVYQTLKTVFPVVSPYQAYIPSFGLPWGFAMASKEFDPQSFSPQTVDEKIRQRIKGNLQYYHSEIHQGQYLLPKHIRQRIENTERIIEDNTPLFSYH
- a CDS encoding S-adenosylmethionine decarboxylase proenzyme, which translates into the protein MHALGTHVLVELQDCNSKLLNDLKKVEEFMVSAAKEARATILKVYFHKFSPFGISGAVVIAESHLTIHTWPEYKYAAVDIFTCGDLLQPQVAADFLIEKFQCKTPSIVEMKRGLLARGNVKLPHKPLKEAGPYVRAEELQMVP
- a CDS encoding DsbA family protein, coding for MKKNKSLNQKKEKETKSQSKKNRRLYNRVAMGVMMVLVLLVIVYSVKSIRPVDLSDPGNRPFKGNPNSKVIVSEFSDFQCPACRGAESNLKQLLADYPEKIKFVFYNYPLTQNHQWAMVAAEAAQCANDQGKFWPYHDLLYDRQEIWAKDSAAEKTFKIYAGELGLNAEIFNACLDQEKKKSVISEDVDRGDALQIQSTPTIFINKQRVIGGNSLFELKQAVENELNLRS